The following coding sequences lie in one Pelobacter seleniigenes DSM 18267 genomic window:
- a CDS encoding HK97-fold major capsid protein — MKTNQLKIHSQEYMETMARLMSEALESPEGMRALAAAIAAPIEQEIKRKEISSLLLTKHTLPKGERPVYQKKPTVKAHWISKDGDAQEQEVGKDEVEFPTNRIHSNPMVDVSVLKNGNIGTLMDIQTSAADAIRKEMDRRTISVLSSAIPAANTIEVTGDLLTEDALNEAISIIEDLELSVKYIVMRGRRFNDMRGWNLDPQTKLELRQKGVIKNYGTGGILLTASMPLDEIIIVPDEEVGKMPVRENLKTESIDQKTRFKTGWLVWSEIGQGITRPDIMAKVKLVP; from the coding sequence ATGAAAACCAATCAGTTGAAGATCCATTCGCAGGAATACATGGAAACCATGGCGCGGCTCATGAGCGAGGCTCTCGAGTCGCCCGAAGGCATGCGGGCGCTTGCCGCCGCCATCGCCGCGCCCATCGAACAAGAGATCAAGCGCAAGGAGATCTCCTCGCTGCTGCTCACCAAGCACACGTTGCCCAAGGGCGAACGTCCGGTCTACCAGAAGAAACCGACCGTCAAAGCCCACTGGATCAGCAAGGACGGCGACGCCCAGGAGCAGGAGGTGGGCAAGGACGAGGTCGAGTTCCCCACCAACCGCATCCACTCCAACCCGATGGTGGACGTTTCTGTCCTCAAAAACGGCAACATCGGCACGCTGATGGACATTCAGACCAGCGCCGCCGACGCCATCCGCAAGGAGATGGACCGACGCACCATCTCGGTGCTCTCCTCGGCCATCCCGGCGGCCAACACCATCGAGGTCACCGGCGATCTGCTCACCGAGGATGCACTGAACGAGGCCATCTCGATCATCGAGGACCTGGAGCTGTCGGTGAAGTACATCGTCATGCGCGGCCGCCGTTTCAACGACATGCGCGGCTGGAACCTCGATCCCCAGACCAAGCTCGAGCTGCGCCAGAAGGGTGTCATCAAGAACTACGGCACCGGCGGCATTCTGTTGACCGCCTCCATGCCGCTGGACGAGATCATCATCGTCCCGGATGAAGAGGTCGGAAAGATGCCGGTGCGCGAAAACCTGAAGACGGAGTCCATCGATCAGAAGACCCGCTTCAAGACCGGCTGGCTGGTGTGGTCCGAGATCGGTCAGGGCATTACTCGCCCCGACATCATGGCCAAGGTCAAACTGGTTCCGTAA